The following is a genomic window from Fusibacter sp. A1.
TTCAACATCCTCACTTCGTTCGTGCTTAGCCCAAAGCTACCAGCAAACAGGATCGGTTTTTTAAAATACCGCTACCACAAGCATGTTAGAAGCCTGCTAGAAAAATTGACCACCCAGGACCACCTCGATGACAGCGACTACCTGAGCCTCGCCAACTTGTTCAACGATATCGACTGGACGCTCACGCTGCTGACCGACCTACTCAAGGATCCGATGCTCAAGTGGGGCCGCATAAGAAAGGATTCCGTCGAAACCGCGATCCTACAGGCCAAGACTTTGAGAAGCATGAGCCATTACCTCTACGATCTTGAAATCTACTTGCGCACCTACGACTTCGATCATTCAGGCGACGACAAGAAGACGGTCATCGAAATTCTGACCTGCGTCAACCATGCGGTGACAGGCGGCAATACATCCTACTGTGAAAAGGAAAATGCGCTGAATGTGTTTACCCAGCGCATACGTGACGATCTTATCAAATTGTTGGACCTTTCAAACTCACTCTAACAGTTCAAGAAGTTCCTGATAGCTGCAAGCCGTATAGGTCGAAGCATAAGGGGCTTCTTTTTTATGGTGAAAATTCATGTGGCACGTGTCTATCAAGGAGTCTAGTCCGCCTTTTATGTCAGATGACATGGAGTCACCGATCACGAGACACTCCTCTTTTTTAGCCCCGATGCCCTTAAGCACGATATCGAAAAACTCGACTGCCGGTTTTGACACGCCTATTTCTTCGGAGATGAAGAGTTTCTTAAAATAAGGCTTAAGTCCGGAAGCTTCAAGTCTTGGTTTCTGCACGTGAACGATCCCGTTGGTGATCACTGCCAGCCTGTACTTCTTTGACAGCTTTTCGACCAGTTCCAGGGCACCTTCAAATAGCTGACTTCCTTCAGACAAGGCATCTAGGTAGGCGTAACCGATCGTTTTCGGATCGCCATCCATTCCATAGTGGGTGAGCCAGTCTTCAAACCGCTTGTATTTGATGGTTTCGGATTCGATTTCCCCCTGCTCGAG
Proteins encoded in this region:
- a CDS encoding YjjG family noncanonical pyrimidine nucleotidase, producing MKRYEWLLFDLDHTLLDTDTAERLALEKIFKTVTDDVTEEMVAVYKDINRKLWKMLEQGEIESETIKYKRFEDWLTHYGMDGDPKTIGYAYLDALSEGSQLFEGALELVEKLSKKYRLAVITNGIVHVQKPRLEASGLKPYFKKLFISEEIGVSKPAVEFFDIVLKGIGAKKEECLVIGDSMSSDIKGGLDSLIDTCHMNFHHKKEAPYASTYTACSYQELLELLE